In Caloramator sp. E03, the sequence TAAGATATATTACAAGATCCTGCTTTTTGTTATAATCAAGTGCTTTTATAGTAAAAGCACCTGCTGCAATCCCTATAGTAAAAAATAAAATAACTGTAAAGTATATACCTATATTCTCATGAATACTTTTAGATATAACATCTTCATATCTTCTTTTCATAAAATGTCCTCCTTCTCATTAGTTTCTATAAATTTATATGAAAGGAGGACAAGTATTATGTTATATAAATTTTTTTGCTGCTAAAATACCAGAAATAGTTTTTGCATCTTTAATTTCACCATTATAAATCATATTAAGAGCATCTTCATATTTAACATACATTATTTCAAGATTCTCATCTTCATCAGGATTAACCTTTCCATCCTCCATTTCAGTACATAGATATATATAAAGCTTTTCATTGGAGAATCCAGGAGAGGTATATAAAATATTCATTAGCTTAAGGCTTAACGCTTTCTTTCCTGTCTCTTCTTCAAGTTCCCTAACTGCACATTTTATAGGTTCTTCACCTTTTTCTAATTTTCCCGCTGGTATTTCAATTAAAACTTCTTCAAAGGGTTTTCTAAATTGCTTTACAAGTATTATTTCTTTTTTTTCATTTATCGCAACGATTCCAACTCCACCATTGTGTTCAACTATCTCCCTCGATGATTTTCTACCACTTGGAAGTTCTACCTCATCAACCCTAAGGTTTATTATTTTTCCTTTATGAATATATTTTTGTGAAATTGTTATTTCTTTAAAATTCATCCAAATCACCCCGTATATTTTTTAAAATTTAGCATAATAATATAATACCACATTTTTAAAGGAGATGAATTTTTTATGAAAACTAATAATAAAAAACAATTAATATTATATGGAAAATTTGAAGAAGTAATTAATTTTTTAAAGGATAGCCAAAAAAAATATATATATGTTTTAGAGTTAATACAAGCCTTAGAAGATGAAAAATCAACATTAAAATATATAAACTAATCTACCATAATTTTAACTCTAATATTATAGATTTTATGAAATTAAATATTCTATTGTTAACTATTACTTTATGATTAATATTTTTCCCTAAATTACTATTAATTACTTTATTAAATCCTAATTTTAAATTATCAAAGAATATATTATATATTATCAACATTAAAGTTAAGGATACTAAAAATAAAATATTAAAAGCACTAACTTCACATACTACAAGTCCTGATATAAAACCAATTACATTTATTCCACCCTTTCCCAAGGCGGTATACCCAAAAGCCTCGAATAGATAATATGTACTTATTACAATAAATGATATAAAATAAACTTCATATATCCATCTTAGTCTAAAAAATAAAGTTAAGATCCATATTAAATAATATAAGTTTATTGCTCTTTTAGGTTTTGAATTTGCAATTTGAAACCTATGAACAAGTAAAGATATGAAAATCCCCTTTAACATCCAAAAGTCCTCATTGAAAAAATAGTTTAACCAGACTGAGAATATAAAAATAAAAATTATATTTGTAATATCATTTGAAAAAACTTTACATAATCTTTTATTTTGTAATATATCAAAAAATACCCCTATAAAGTAAGTAATCAGAAAAATACTAATAAAAGTTAATAATTTAAAGTAGGATATCTCTCCTTTTATATAATAAATTATAAAATTTAAAATCATGCAGACAACAATTACTGTTTCGCTTATAAATTCTAATCTTATAAAATTATTTTTAATAAAATATTTTTTTTGAAAAAAAAGAACCGATATTAATAGCATTATTGTTTCTAAAATTGCTACGTATAACACTAATATCACTTCCCTAAAAGTAACATTATCTGTTTTTTAAAATACTTGGATAAAATAAAATGAAGCTTAGAATTATTATTAGTTTACCCTAAGCCTCATGTAATATTAATAAACATATTTTATTTATCCAAGCTTTGCTTTTAATCTCAATTTATCAGCAACCATTGCAATAAATTCGCTATTTGTTGGTTTCCCTTTATCATTATGTATAGTATATCCAAAAAGTTTATTTATAGTATCTACTTGTCCACGGGACCAAGCAACTTCAATAGCATGTCTTATTGCCCTCTCAACCCTACTTGCAGTTGTGTTGTATTTTTTTGCAATTGAAGGATACAATTCCTTCGTAACCGCACTTAAAAGTTCAACATCGTTAACAACCATTTGAATTGCTTCCCTTAAATAAAGGTAGCCTTTAATATGTGCAGGAACTCCTATTTCATGAATAATATTAGTAATTTCAGCTTCTAAATTGTTTGGATTTGATAAATTTGTAGATTGTGTTGAAACAAATGAACTCCTTCTTATTTCACTTGTTACCATACCACTTGAAAACATCTGCCTTATTCTATTGCTAAATATCTCCATATCAAAAGGTTTAACAACATAATATTCAGCACCAAGATTTATAGCTCTTTGTGTTATTTTATCCTGCCCAACAGCAGATAATACAATTATCTTTGGCATTGATATATTTGTCATTGAATTAATCTTTTCAAGAACTCCTAATCCGTCAAGATGCGGCATTATAATATCAAGTACAAGCACATCTGGCTCATAAGTTGATACAAGTTTTACTGTTTCAATACCATCCTTTGCTATTCCAACAACTTCAAAGTCATTTTGTGCTTTCAAATAGTCACTTAAAATACTTGCAAATTCTTTATTGTCATCAGCAATAACTATTTTTATCCTTTTATTCTCCATTTAACCTCCCAACCTTCCTTTCCATATATTAGCAATTATATTTATTCGACAAACATTAGGGATTTCCTTCTTTATTAAGTAAAAAAATTTTTAAAAAACATTTTTTTAAAAAACAAGTCGGAAGAAAAAAACATTATTTTGAAACTTCCGACTTATGCTAAATTAAAAATCAATACCTGCCTCTTTAAGCATCCATTCTATATATATACCATATCCCATATCAGGTTTATTTACAAATACATGAGTTATAGCACCAACAAGCTTCCCATCTTGTATTATAGGGCTTCCACTCATTCCTTGTACTATTCCACCAGTTTTACTTAAAAGCTCATTATCTGTAATTCGAATTATCATACTTTTAGAATTTGGTTTTGTTTGTTGTGTTAGCTTTTCTATATAAATATCATATTCTTTAACTTCATTTCCATTTATAGAAGTTAATATCTTTGCTGGACCCTCTTTTATTTCATTCTGCATTGCTATTGGTATAGGCTTACTATAAAGGGGTTTATCTACTTTTCCTGTAAATTTTCCATATATTCCTGAAGGCGTATTCTTTTCTATACTTCCAATTTCATCTTCTATTGAAAAAGTTCCTTTAAGTTCCCCTGGTTTTCCCCTAACTCCTTGTTCAATAGCCATTATTTTTGCTGTATATATTTTACCACTGTTAATTGGAATAATAATCCCTGTGTCTACATCGCTTATTGGATGTCCAAGAGCTCCAAATATATTTGTCTTATCATAATAAAAGGTTAACGTTCCAATTCCTGCTGTTGAATCTCTTACCCATAATCCTATTTTATATTCATCCTTATTTTTTGTTTCTAAGGGTTTTACTTCTACCGTCCTAAATCCATCATTATTAGATAATTTTATCTTTAAAATAGAATCTTTATTACTATTAATCATATTTGACAGTTCGTTACAATTATCTACTTTAGTTCCATTTATCTCAACTATTCTATCTCCAATATTAATTCCTGCTGCTAATGCAGGGCTTTGTTTCCATCCCTTTCCTGTTTCAACATCTGCAAAACCAACAACTAATATACCATCTATATTTATTTTAACTCCAATAGGCTGTCCTCCTGGAATTACCTTAAACTCTGGCACAAAACTTAATGTCATCTTCTTTACTGGAATTATACCAAAAAGCTTTATGCTAATATTTAAGCTATTATTTTTATTCGTTAAACCCTTTTCATTATTATTAGATTCAACTTTATATATAAAATTATTTTTTAAACTGTTATTTTTAAAATTTATTTGTTCACTTTTACTGCCTGAAATTTTAATATTTCCTGGCATAGACATAACATTAATCGTTGCAGCAAACAAAGCAATCGCTATTATTATACTAAACCCTGTTGCAATTTTAAAATATTTACTTTTCAAGCATATCACTCCTTAACAGGCAGTCTTTAATTCTCACCTTCTTTCTACATCTAAATTAACCTTTTTGATGTCCATATATACTATAATAATCTGTACAACACTAACAATATAAAACTATAATGTAAAGCATGCTCTATTAATTTTATTTATAAAAATAAGAAAAGCTAAAGTAAAACCTTAGCTTTTCTTATTTCACATTTAGTTTTTTCTGCAAGTTCAAGCATCTCTTTAGAATGACTACGAGTGATTTCTGTTACTGCTGCACCTGAAAGCATTCTTGCAAGTTCTTCAATTTTGTTGTTACTATCAAGTTCATACACTCTTGTATAAGTTTTGTTATTATTAACAATTTTTTCTATTTTAAAATGTGTATCAGCCATAGAAGCAATCTGTGGAAGATGAGTAACACAAAGTACTTGACGAGCTCCTGATATTAGGCACATCTTTTCAGCTACACATTGAGCTGTTCTTCCACTTATACCAGTGTCAATTTCATCAAATATTAAGGTTGGTATCCTATCAACCTCTGCTATAACCGTTTTTATTGCTAGCATTATTCTTGAAATTTCTCCTCCAGAAGCAACCTTATTTAAAGGCTTTAAAGGTTCTCCAGGATTTGCTGTCATAACAAAGCAAACGTCATCATTACCATTCTCTGTTATTTTTTCACTTTCTTCCACATTTATTTTAAAAACTGCTTTTTCCATACCAAGATATTTAAGTTCATTTTCAATCAATTTTTCAAGTTCTGATGCAGTTTTCTTTCTTTCCAATGTCATTTTCTTTGAAAGTTCATAAAGCTTGTCTTTATATTCTTGAAGATTTTTCAAATATATATCTAATATTTCTTCGCTTCTTTCTATATTTAAATATTCTTCTTTTATCTTTGACAGATAATCTAAAATTTCTTCAATAGAATTTCCATATTTGCGTTTTAACTTATTTATTAAATCAAGTCTTAACTGAATCTCTTCAAGTTCATTTTGATCAAATTCAATAGAATCTTTATATAATCTTATTTCATCTATTACATCCTCAAGTTTATAATAAACATCTTCAATTGTATTTTTTATATTTTTTAGTTTATCATCAAATTTTTCTATTGATTCTATGTGAACAATGCTTGTACCTATTTTATCAAAAGCACATTCTCTATTTTCTCCTCCATAAAGTTCATCATAAATTAATGATAGAGAAGAATAAATCTTCTCAGCATTATATAATATATTTCTTGTTTTTAAAAGTTCATCATCTTCCCCAAATTTTAAATTAGCTTCAGTTATCTCTTGTATTTGATATTTTAAAAGATCCATCCTTTTTATCTTATACTCTTCATCTTTTTTTAGCTTTTCTATTTCTCTTTCTATTTCCTTAACTTTAATATATACCTCTTTAAATTCCTGCTTTATACTCTTAAAGTTATTGCTACAAAATGAATCAAGTAAATCCAAATAGCTATTCTCATTTAAAAGAGATTGATGTTCATGCTGTCCATGAATATCTATAAGTAAATTGCTTATCTGTTTTAAAAGCCCTAAAGTAACTGTTCTGTTATTTATCCTTGAAATAGTTCTTCCACTTTTATTTATTTCTCTTGATATAATTAAAACATCGTCAACTTCAATTCCATTGTTATCTAAAATATCCTTTACCTCATTGGTGTTTTCAAACACGGCTTCAACATAAGCAGATTCTTCATCGCCCCTTATTATATCCTTATTTTGCTTCTCACCAAGTACGAAATTAACTGAA encodes:
- the recN gene encoding DNA repair protein RecN; the encoded protein is MLLKLHIKNFALIDSLDISFSEGLNILTGETGAGKSILIDSVNFVLGEKQNKDIIRGDEESAYVEAVFENTNEVKDILDNNGIEVDDVLIISREINKSGRTISRINNRTVTLGLLKQISNLLIDIHGQHEHQSLLNENSYLDLLDSFCSNNFKSIKQEFKEVYIKVKEIEREIEKLKKDEEYKIKRMDLLKYQIQEITEANLKFGEDDELLKTRNILYNAEKIYSSLSLIYDELYGGENRECAFDKIGTSIVHIESIEKFDDKLKNIKNTIEDVYYKLEDVIDEIRLYKDSIEFDQNELEEIQLRLDLINKLKRKYGNSIEEILDYLSKIKEEYLNIERSEEILDIYLKNLQEYKDKLYELSKKMTLERKKTASELEKLIENELKYLGMEKAVFKINVEESEKITENGNDDVCFVMTANPGEPLKPLNKVASGGEISRIMLAIKTVIAEVDRIPTLIFDEIDTGISGRTAQCVAEKMCLISGARQVLCVTHLPQIASMADTHFKIEKIVNNNKTYTRVYELDSNNKIEELARMLSGAAVTEITRSHSKEMLELAEKTKCEIRKAKVLL
- the spo0A gene encoding sporulation transcription factor Spo0A; the encoded protein is MENKRIKIVIADDNKEFASILSDYLKAQNDFEVVGIAKDGIETVKLVSTYEPDVLVLDIIMPHLDGLGVLEKINSMTNISMPKIIVLSAVGQDKITQRAINLGAEYYVVKPFDMEIFSNRIRQMFSSGMVTSEIRRSSFVSTQSTNLSNPNNLEAEITNIIHEIGVPAHIKGYLYLREAIQMVVNDVELLSAVTKELYPSIAKKYNTTASRVERAIRHAIEVAWSRGQVDTINKLFGYTIHNDKGKPTNSEFIAMVADKLRLKAKLG
- a CDS encoding NUDIX hydrolase; protein product: MNFKEITISQKYIHKGKIINLRVDEVELPSGRKSSREIVEHNGGVGIVAINEKKEIILVKQFRKPFEEVLIEIPAGKLEKGEEPIKCAVRELEEETGKKALSLKLMNILYTSPGFSNEKLYIYLCTEMEDGKVNPDEDENLEIMYVKYEDALNMIYNGEIKDAKTISGILAAKKFI
- the spoIVB gene encoding SpoIVB peptidase — encoded protein: MICLKSKYFKIATGFSIIIAIALFAATINVMSMPGNIKISGSKSEQINFKNNSLKNNFIYKVESNNNEKGLTNKNNSLNISIKLFGIIPVKKMTLSFVPEFKVIPGGQPIGVKINIDGILVVGFADVETGKGWKQSPALAAGINIGDRIVEINGTKVDNCNELSNMINSNKDSILKIKLSNNDGFRTVEVKPLETKNKDEYKIGLWVRDSTAGIGTLTFYYDKTNIFGALGHPISDVDTGIIIPINSGKIYTAKIMAIEQGVRGKPGELKGTFSIEDEIGSIEKNTPSGIYGKFTGKVDKPLYSKPIPIAMQNEIKEGPAKILTSINGNEVKEYDIYIEKLTQQTKPNSKSMIIRITDNELLSKTGGIVQGMSGSPIIQDGKLVGAITHVFVNKPDMGYGIYIEWMLKEAGIDF